In a single window of the Streptomyces sp. HUAS ZL42 genome:
- a CDS encoding phosphoribosyltransferase, protein MNNAVNNGVWSGTWVSERLGLELVGDDKLVDLLGLALRRNPRRAHLLVSNVLGKHVPQSPTVVYGYGFALGRRVRELLGAEEAGAAVVLGYAETATGLGHSVADGLGLAPYLHSTRRPVSGVAPAGGFEESHSHATSHLLLPEDPALLVGDGPLVLVDDEFSTGNTVLNTIRELHERYPRKRYVVVALVDMRSAADAGRLADFAREIGARVDLVAAASGTVALPEGVLEKGQALVARHESPTASEQRSYGRIERVELCWPAGLPDGGRHGFTPRHRMRLESALPAMAARLAEALPADAVRVLVLGFEELMYAPLRLARELEQIVSADVRYSTTTRSPVLAVDDPGYAIRSRLVFPAHDDPADGPGERYAYNVAGSGFDAVVAVVDSVADTPELHAPDGLLTQLAAHTPHVVLAIVPSYVPEPPAVPERPHMLPEPLRGPAFSSYAPEEVGWLLQDLSDVTLEAPTEEREEAIQSGGAHYAESLPVEYQPSEEYQALFHAALEESAGRLAHAVGVVTETVLAERSPRPVLVSLARAGTPVGVLMRRWAQHRHGLELPHYAVSIVRGRGIDANALRWLAAHHEPSDVVFVDGWTGKGAITRELADAIEEFEASDGVTGFDPEIAVLADPGSCVRTYGTREDFLIPSACLNSTVSGLISRTVLRADLVGPHDFHGAKFYRELAGTDVSTVFLDAVSARFTEVADSVGSAVKELMAGDRTPTWEGWAAVERISEEYGIHDVNLVKPGVGETTRVLLRRVPWKILARAGAGADLDHVRLLAEQRGVPVEEVGELPYTCVGLIHPRYTRGATGADGRAVTV, encoded by the coding sequence ATGAACAACGCAGTGAACAACGGGGTCTGGTCCGGGACCTGGGTCTCCGAACGGCTCGGGCTCGAACTCGTGGGCGACGACAAGCTGGTCGACCTGCTGGGGCTGGCTCTGCGCCGCAATCCCAGGCGGGCGCACCTGCTCGTGTCGAACGTGCTGGGCAAGCACGTGCCGCAGTCGCCCACGGTCGTGTACGGCTACGGGTTCGCCCTCGGCCGGCGGGTGCGCGAGCTGCTCGGCGCCGAGGAGGCGGGCGCGGCGGTCGTCCTCGGCTACGCGGAGACCGCGACCGGCCTCGGTCACTCCGTCGCCGACGGCCTCGGTCTCGCGCCCTACCTGCACTCCACCCGCCGTCCGGTCTCCGGCGTCGCCCCGGCGGGCGGCTTCGAGGAGTCCCACTCGCACGCCACCTCGCATCTGCTGCTTCCGGAGGACCCGGCGCTGCTGGTCGGCGACGGCCCCCTGGTCCTGGTCGACGACGAGTTCTCGACGGGCAACACGGTCCTCAACACCATCCGTGAGCTGCACGAACGCTATCCGCGCAAGCGGTACGTGGTCGTCGCCCTGGTCGACATGCGCTCCGCGGCCGACGCCGGACGCCTCGCGGACTTCGCCCGGGAGATCGGCGCCCGCGTGGATCTCGTGGCGGCGGCGTCGGGGACGGTCGCACTGCCGGAGGGCGTGCTGGAGAAGGGGCAGGCGTTGGTGGCGCGGCACGAGTCGCCCACGGCGTCCGAGCAGCGGTCGTACGGCCGGATCGAGCGCGTCGAGTTGTGCTGGCCCGCCGGCCTGCCCGACGGCGGCCGGCACGGCTTCACGCCCCGGCACCGGATGCGTCTGGAGTCCGCCCTGCCCGCCATGGCCGCACGGCTCGCCGAGGCGCTGCCCGCCGATGCCGTGCGGGTACTCGTGCTCGGCTTCGAGGAGCTGATGTACGCGCCGCTGAGGCTGGCCCGCGAGCTGGAGCAGATCGTGTCCGCAGACGTGCGCTACTCCACCACCACCCGCTCACCCGTCCTCGCGGTCGACGACCCCGGCTACGCGATACGCAGCCGCCTGGTCTTCCCCGCCCACGACGACCCGGCCGACGGCCCCGGCGAGCGCTACGCCTACAACGTGGCGGGCAGCGGCTTCGACGCCGTGGTCGCCGTCGTCGACTCCGTCGCCGACACTCCCGAACTCCACGCCCCCGACGGCCTGCTGACCCAGCTCGCCGCCCACACCCCGCACGTCGTCCTCGCGATCGTGCCGTCGTACGTCCCCGAGCCGCCGGCCGTCCCCGAAAGGCCCCACATGCTGCCCGAGCCCCTCCGTGGCCCCGCCTTCTCCTCGTACGCGCCCGAGGAGGTCGGCTGGCTGCTGCAGGACCTCTCGGACGTGACGCTGGAGGCGCCCACCGAGGAGCGCGAGGAGGCCATCCAGAGCGGCGGCGCGCACTACGCGGAGTCGCTGCCGGTGGAGTACCAGCCGAGCGAGGAGTACCAGGCGCTGTTCCATGCCGCGCTGGAGGAGTCGGCGGGGCGCCTGGCCCACGCGGTCGGCGTGGTCACGGAGACGGTGCTCGCCGAGCGGTCACCCCGGCCCGTGCTCGTCTCCCTCGCCCGCGCCGGCACGCCCGTGGGTGTTCTGATGCGCCGCTGGGCCCAGCACCGGCACGGTCTCGAACTGCCGCACTACGCGGTGTCGATCGTGCGCGGCCGCGGCATCGACGCCAACGCGCTGCGCTGGCTGGCAGCCCACCACGAGCCGTCCGACGTCGTCTTCGTCGACGGCTGGACCGGCAAGGGCGCCATCACCCGCGAACTCGCCGACGCGATCGAGGAGTTCGAGGCGTCGGACGGCGTCACCGGCTTCGACCCGGAGATCGCCGTGCTCGCCGACCCGGGCTCGTGCGTACGGACGTACGGCACCCGGGAGGACTTCCTGATCCCCTCGGCCTGCCTCAACTCGACGGTGTCGGGCCTGATTTCGCGGACGGTCCTGCGCGCGGACCTGGTCGGCCCGCACGACTTCCACGGCGCGAAGTTCTACCGCGAACTCGCCGGTACGGACGTGTCGACGGTCTTCCTCGACGCGGTCTCGGCGCGCTTCACGGAGGTCGCGGACTCGGTGGGCTCGGCCGTTAAGGAGCTGATGGCCGGTGACCGCACCCCGACCTGGGAGGGCTGGGCGGCGGTCGAGCGGATCAGCGAGGAGTACGGCATCCACGACGTGAACCTCGTCAAGCCGGGCGTCGGCGAGACCACGCGCGTGCTGCTGCGCAGGGTCCCGTGGAAGATCCTGGCGCGGGCCGGGGCGGGCGCCGACCTCGACCACGTACGACTGCTCGCCGAACAGAGGGGGGTGCCCGTCGAGGAGGTGGGTGAACTGCCGTACACCTGCGTGGGGTTGATCCATCCCAGGTACACGCGGGGTGCGACGGGCGCCGACGGCAGGGCGGTGACGGTCTGA
- a CDS encoding HAD family hydrolase: MPVLVASDLDRTLIYSSAALALTMPDARAPRLLCVEVHESRPLSYMTETAAQLLTDLGDAAVFVPTTTRTRKQYLRINLPGPAPKYAICANGGHLLVDGVSDDDWHRRVTDRLAGECAPLAEVQEHLLRSADPVWVRKHRVAEDLFAYLVVERELLPDEWVKELAVWAENRGWTVSLQGRKIYAVPKPLTKSAAMHELARRTGADLTLAAGDSLLDADLLLAADRGWRPGHGELAEAGWAAPQLTALPERGVLAGERIVREFLKASRAPR, translated from the coding sequence ATGCCGGTACTGGTGGCGAGTGACCTCGACCGTACGCTCATCTACTCCTCGGCGGCTCTGGCGCTGACCATGCCGGACGCGCGGGCGCCGCGGCTGCTGTGCGTGGAGGTGCACGAGAGCAGGCCGCTGTCGTACATGACGGAGACGGCGGCGCAGCTGCTGACCGACCTCGGCGACGCGGCGGTCTTCGTGCCGACCACCACCCGGACGCGCAAGCAGTACCTGCGCATCAACCTGCCCGGACCGGCGCCGAAGTACGCGATCTGCGCCAACGGCGGCCATCTGCTCGTGGACGGGGTGTCGGACGACGACTGGCACCGGCGGGTGACCGACCGGCTGGCCGGCGAGTGCGCGCCCCTGGCGGAGGTGCAGGAGCACCTGCTGAGGAGCGCCGACCCGGTCTGGGTGCGCAAGCACCGCGTCGCCGAGGACCTGTTCGCCTACCTCGTCGTGGAGCGCGAGCTGCTGCCCGACGAGTGGGTGAAGGAGCTCGCGGTGTGGGCGGAGAACCGCGGCTGGACGGTCTCGCTGCAGGGCCGCAAGATCTACGCCGTGCCCAAGCCGCTGACCAAGAGCGCGGCCATGCACGAGCTCGCCCGCCGCACCGGCGCCGACCTCACCCTCGCCGCGGGCGACTCCCTGCTCGACGCGGACCTGCTGCTCGCGGCCGACCGGGGCTGGCGGCCTGGACACGGCGAACTGGCCGAGGCGGGCTGGGCGGCCCCGCAGCTCACGGCACTGCCGGAACGTGGGGTGCTGGCGGGGGAGCGGATCGTACGAGAGTTCCTGAAGGCGTCGCGGGCGCCCCGCTGA
- a CDS encoding zinc ribbon domain-containing protein — protein sequence MPRYEYRCRTCGDTFELTRPMAESGAPAACPAGHDDTVKLLSTVAVGGTASAPTPAPRSGGGGGGCCGGGCCG from the coding sequence ATGCCTCGTTACGAATACCGCTGCCGGACCTGCGGCGACACCTTCGAACTGACCCGCCCCATGGCGGAGTCCGGCGCCCCCGCGGCCTGCCCCGCGGGCCACGACGACACGGTGAAGCTCCTGTCGACCGTGGCCGTGGGCGGCACGGCGTCCGCCCCGACGCCGGCGCCCCGCTCGGGCGGCGGGGGCGGCGGGTGCTGTGGCGGGGGCTGCTGCGGCTGA
- a CDS encoding transglycosylase domain-containing protein, which yields MQLRIPEQRGISDHPELSAESSWSPWSTESPWSSESPGSPEPANGRKLQRRARRRASRLSLRARLTGLLGPRLLALLSPLAPYARRLRPQYPRPGRPGWRRWLPSWRQTLGAALTFVGLSVVFLGIGYAATDIPENLNSYATQQDNVYFWSDGTPMARTGWVQRQDMPLKDVPEDVRWAVLAAENASFYSDPGISLKGLTRALWRTFGEGDTQGGSTITQQYVKNVYLNQDRSIGRKFTEAMLALKLDNRMSKDDILEGYLNTSWFGRGTYSLQRAAQAYYGKDVGQLNVSEAAFLASLLKGAALYDPALSKANHARAVERWSWILDRMVDIGKLSKSERAEYRTFPEPLKQARVYDTGKQSDYLVELAAQYAKKAGHISDKQFDLGGYQIYTTFDRKRETALTDAVAKARKKARKDDAAGAKTVHYGAASVAADGRILAVYGGPDHRTQGYNESNATTVPAGSAFLPFVYAAALENGVHKSRDGAATTVTPLTLYDGDDGIPVMTPEGPYWDRNGDQVTSHNEDKKSYGQISLRRALALSVNTPFMQLGMDTGLDTVRETAQAAGLLPSSFGAQVPALSLGSATPSAIRMASGYATFAAAGTHVEPYSVARITRNGSKVALAEPASRRAVKAEVAEEVQSALTQAFRTAHPGAGTTKRVAGKAGTVQDDTAAWYVGTATSVSTAVVAYRIDLTKSLQPLPLNGIAGTSADSVPYDIWSGALGLG from the coding sequence ATGCAACTGCGGATACCTGAACAGCGTGGCATATCCGACCATCCGGAATTGTCTGCCGAGTCCTCGTGGTCCCCATGGTCCACCGAATCCCCCTGGTCCTCTGAGTCCCCTGGGTCCCCCGAGCCGGCAAACGGGCGAAAACTCCAGCGACGGGCCCGGCGAAGGGCCTCCCGCCTCTCCCTCCGCGCCCGCCTCACCGGACTGCTCGGCCCTCGCCTGCTCGCCCTCCTCTCCCCCCTGGCCCCTTATGCCCGCCGACTTCGCCCGCAGTACCCCCGTCCCGGCCGACCCGGCTGGCGCCGCTGGTTACCGTCCTGGCGGCAAACGCTGGGCGCCGCGCTGACGTTCGTCGGTCTTAGTGTCGTGTTCCTGGGCATCGGCTACGCCGCCACCGACATCCCCGAGAACCTCAACTCGTACGCCACACAGCAGGACAACGTCTACTTCTGGTCCGACGGGACGCCGATGGCCCGCACCGGCTGGGTGCAGCGGCAGGACATGCCCCTGAAGGACGTACCCGAGGACGTCCGCTGGGCGGTGCTCGCGGCGGAGAACGCGAGCTTCTACAGCGACCCCGGCATCTCCCTCAAAGGCCTCACCCGCGCCCTGTGGCGCACCTTCGGAGAGGGCGACACCCAGGGCGGCTCCACCATCACCCAGCAGTACGTCAAGAACGTCTACCTGAACCAGGACCGCTCGATCGGCCGCAAGTTCACCGAGGCGATGCTCGCCCTCAAGCTCGACAACAGGATGAGCAAGGACGACATTCTCGAGGGCTACCTCAACACCAGCTGGTTCGGCCGCGGCACCTACAGCCTGCAGCGCGCCGCCCAGGCCTACTACGGCAAGGACGTCGGCCAGCTCAACGTCAGCGAGGCAGCCTTCCTCGCCTCCCTCCTCAAGGGCGCGGCCCTCTACGACCCCGCGCTGAGCAAGGCCAACCACGCGCGGGCGGTGGAGCGCTGGTCGTGGATCCTCGACCGCATGGTCGACATCGGCAAGCTGTCGAAGTCCGAGCGGGCCGAGTACAGGACGTTCCCCGAGCCGCTGAAGCAGGCCCGCGTCTACGACACCGGCAAGCAGAGCGACTACCTGGTGGAGCTGGCCGCGCAGTACGCCAAGAAGGCCGGGCACATCTCGGACAAGCAGTTCGACCTGGGCGGATACCAGATCTACACGACCTTCGACCGCAAGCGGGAGACCGCACTCACCGACGCCGTCGCCAAGGCCCGCAAGAAGGCGCGGAAGGACGACGCGGCCGGCGCGAAGACCGTCCACTACGGCGCCGCGTCGGTGGCCGCCGACGGACGGATCCTGGCCGTCTACGGCGGCCCCGACCACCGTACGCAGGGCTACAACGAGTCCAACGCGACCACCGTGCCCGCCGGTTCGGCCTTCCTGCCGTTCGTCTACGCCGCCGCCCTGGAGAACGGCGTCCACAAGAGCCGCGACGGTGCCGCGACCACGGTCACCCCGCTGACGCTGTACGACGGCGACGACGGCATCCCGGTCATGACACCCGAGGGGCCCTACTGGGACCGCAACGGCGACCAGGTCACCTCCCACAACGAGGACAAGAAGTCCTACGGGCAGATCAGCCTGCGCCGGGCGCTCGCCCTGTCGGTGAACACACCGTTCATGCAGCTCGGCATGGACACCGGCCTGGACACGGTGCGGGAGACCGCGCAGGCGGCCGGCCTGCTGCCCTCCAGCTTCGGCGCGCAGGTGCCCGCGCTGTCCCTGGGCAGCGCCACGCCCAGCGCGATCCGCATGGCGAGCGGATACGCCACGTTCGCCGCCGCGGGCACACACGTCGAGCCGTACTCGGTGGCCCGGATCACCCGCAACGGCTCCAAGGTCGCCCTGGCCGAACCGGCCTCCAGGCGCGCGGTGAAGGCGGAGGTGGCCGAGGAGGTCCAGTCCGCCCTCACGCAGGCCTTCCGTACCGCCCACCCCGGCGCGGGCACCACCAAGCGGGTGGCCGGGAAGGCCGGCACCGTGCAGGACGACACCGCGGCCTGGTACGTCGGCACGGCGACCTCCGTGTCGACGGCCGTCGTGGCCTACCGCATCGACCTCACCAAGAGCCTCCAGCCACTGCCGTTGAACGGGATCGCCGGCACGTCCGCCGACAGCGTCCCGTACGACATCTGGTCCGGTGCCCTGGGCCTCGGCTGA
- a CDS encoding amidase domain-containing protein encodes MSRTRRRATILGAAAASVVAGAALLPNWSAGAAVVDDPTVDAQTKATFQRLADAVFTDRTNALVDARSGESQKPLTNGFSGDVRLSSGQARSENTALSALDRRKDRLAQLGEKYSKAGTTVTLDATRVKGRTAKAAVTETTTLTYEKVRGDEPKTTGFQAHHELTFTADRQGNWQLTGIRDTDQGIAVNTVAKPSVKATTTDDTMPSAPRAATTRPAPAKPKTLTGATLDYKAMATYAEKYWNNYNKDYPDFNGHGAGGDCTNFVSQSLKAGGWKHVPGYVYDYTKWFGNAEIQSDSFVGVNEWSWFAQNSKRTTSLANVYQLDVGDVLQVDFDKDGSKDHTMIVTYRSPQGVPYVTYHSNNTLRRSVASLVASYPNAYYYAYRT; translated from the coding sequence TTGAGCCGTACGCGCCGCCGCGCCACCATATTGGGGGCCGCCGCCGCTTCGGTCGTCGCGGGAGCGGCACTGCTGCCCAACTGGAGCGCCGGCGCGGCGGTCGTCGACGACCCGACGGTGGACGCGCAGACCAAGGCCACCTTCCAGCGGCTGGCGGACGCCGTCTTCACCGACCGCACCAACGCCCTGGTCGACGCCCGATCCGGCGAGAGCCAGAAGCCGCTGACCAACGGCTTCTCCGGCGACGTCCGGCTGTCCTCGGGCCAGGCCCGCAGCGAGAACACCGCCCTGTCCGCGCTCGACCGGCGCAAGGACCGTCTCGCACAGCTCGGCGAGAAGTACAGCAAGGCCGGCACCACCGTCACCCTGGACGCCACGCGCGTGAAGGGCCGTACCGCCAAGGCCGCCGTCACCGAGACCACGACCCTGACCTACGAGAAGGTCCGTGGCGACGAGCCGAAGACCACCGGCTTCCAGGCCCACCACGAGCTCACGTTCACCGCCGACCGCCAGGGCAACTGGCAGCTCACCGGCATCCGCGACACCGACCAGGGCATCGCGGTCAACACCGTCGCCAAGCCGTCCGTGAAGGCGACCACCACGGACGACACCATGCCCTCGGCGCCGCGCGCCGCCACCACCCGCCCCGCTCCGGCCAAGCCGAAGACCCTCACCGGCGCCACCCTGGACTACAAGGCCATGGCCACCTACGCCGAGAAGTACTGGAACAACTACAACAAGGACTACCCGGACTTCAACGGGCACGGCGCCGGCGGCGACTGCACCAACTTCGTCAGCCAGTCCCTCAAGGCGGGCGGCTGGAAGCACGTCCCCGGCTACGTGTACGACTACACCAAGTGGTTCGGCAACGCCGAGATCCAGTCGGACTCGTTCGTCGGCGTCAACGAGTGGTCCTGGTTCGCCCAGAACTCCAAGCGGACCACCAGCCTCGCCAACGTCTACCAGCTGGACGTCGGTGACGTGCTCCAGGTGGACTTCGACAAGGACGGGTCCAAGGACCACACGATGATCGTCACGTACCGCAGCCCGCAGGGCGTGCCCTACGTGACGTACCACTCCAACAACACCCTCCGCAGGTCGGTGGCGAGCCTCGTCGCCTCGTACCCGAACGCGTACTACTACGCCTACCGCACCTGA
- a CDS encoding DUF4383 domain-containing protein, with product MASHSLHSGTRRRIRFNDHLPVDHRLNLVYRIGAGLMGLFLLVFGIFGIIDKIGFFDTGGDTVLSLNTNGALSWLSVGVGLLLFVGMVIGGNFASTLNMTLGVLFILSGFLNMGLLDTDYNFLAFEIQNVMFSFVVGILLLVFGMYGRVGSALPHDNPYWRARHPDLAEPAQEQGQERRELTDQRDRPDQVR from the coding sequence ATGGCCTCGCACTCACTGCACTCGGGGACCCGTCGGCGGATCAGGTTCAATGATCACCTTCCGGTGGACCATCGCCTGAACCTGGTCTACCGGATCGGGGCGGGCCTGATGGGCCTGTTCCTGCTGGTCTTCGGCATCTTCGGCATCATCGACAAGATCGGCTTCTTCGACACCGGCGGGGACACGGTCCTGAGTCTGAACACCAACGGCGCCCTGAGCTGGCTGTCGGTCGGCGTCGGGCTGCTGCTCTTCGTGGGCATGGTGATCGGCGGGAACTTCGCGTCCACGCTGAACATGACCCTCGGTGTGCTGTTCATCCTCAGCGGCTTCCTGAACATGGGCCTTCTGGACACGGACTACAACTTCCTGGCCTTCGAGATCCAGAACGTGATGTTCAGCTTCGTGGTCGGCATCCTGCTGCTGGTCTTCGGGATGTACGGCAGGGTCGGTTCCGCCCTGCCGCACGACAACCCGTACTGGCGGGCCCGCCACCCCGACCTCGCCGAGCCGGCCCAGGAGCAGGGGCAGGAGCGGCGGGAACTCACGGACCAGCGGGACCGGCCGGATCAGGTGCGGTAG
- a CDS encoding DUF4097 family beta strand repeat-containing protein — translation MDRTVAARVALAVVAVALVGGVSACGASAGDDKDPEHRSFALQGSTLTVDSDDSALEIVAAEGNKAGRVEVTRWFEGSVAIGKDPKVTWSMKDDRLVLRMKCSGVVADCSARHRIEVPRGVAVKVVDGDGSVRARGFEQALSIRTRDGSVHVTDSSGPLDLRTGDGSVRAEVSSREVRTRTGDGSVRLELGVVPDRVDSRSGDGSVTIALPRATYRVTTDTGDGGVDVSVPRDESSSHVVSARTGEGKVTVRTAN, via the coding sequence ATGGACCGTACCGTTGCAGCCCGCGTGGCCCTCGCCGTGGTTGCCGTCGCGCTCGTCGGCGGGGTCAGCGCCTGTGGCGCCTCCGCCGGGGACGACAAGGATCCCGAGCACCGGAGCTTCGCTCTGCAGGGCAGTACCCTCACCGTCGACTCCGACGACTCCGCGTTGGAGATCGTCGCCGCGGAGGGGAACAAGGCGGGGCGAGTCGAGGTCACGCGGTGGTTCGAGGGGTCGGTCGCCATCGGGAAGGATCCGAAGGTGACCTGGTCCATGAAGGACGATCGGCTGGTGCTGCGGATGAAGTGCAGTGGGGTGGTCGCCGACTGTTCGGCCCGGCACCGGATCGAGGTGCCGCGCGGGGTCGCGGTGAAGGTGGTGGATGGGGACGGGAGTGTGCGGGCGCGGGGATTCGAGCAGGCTCTGAGCATTCGTACGAGGGACGGGTCCGTGCACGTCACGGACTCCTCCGGGCCGCTCGACCTGCGTACCGGCGACGGGTCGGTGCGCGCGGAGGTCTCCTCGCGCGAGGTGCGAACCCGGACCGGGGACGGCTCCGTCCGCCTCGAACTGGGAGTCGTACCGGACCGGGTGGACTCCCGTAGCGGCGACGGTTCCGTGACCATCGCGCTGCCGCGGGCCACGTACCGTGTGACCACGGACACCGGGGACGGCGGGGTCGACGTGTCGGTGCCGCGGGACGAGTCCAGCTCGCATGTCGTGTCGGCGCGCACCGGGGAGGGCAAAGTCACGGTCCGGACCGCGAACTAA
- a CDS encoding GNAT family N-acetyltransferase, which translates to MDLDGVEQVRLVPWAEGDFWLLRRTNSPEMTEHLGGPESEEQLVRHRRYVETQVGCMYRVTLAEGGETAGSIGFWERAWRGGTVWETGWGVLPEFQGRGLAVRAARAVVEEVRAAGRHRYLHAFPGVAHAASNGVCRRAGFTLLGPVDFEYPKGHRISSNDWRVDLGGVAE; encoded by the coding sequence ATGGACCTCGATGGTGTGGAGCAGGTGCGGCTGGTGCCCTGGGCGGAGGGGGACTTCTGGTTGCTGCGGAGGACCAACAGCCCGGAGATGACGGAGCACTTGGGAGGGCCGGAGAGCGAGGAGCAGCTCGTGCGGCATCGGCGGTATGTGGAGACGCAAGTGGGGTGCATGTACCGGGTGACCTTGGCGGAGGGAGGGGAGACCGCCGGGTCGATCGGGTTCTGGGAGCGGGCGTGGCGGGGCGGGACGGTGTGGGAGACGGGGTGGGGTGTGCTGCCGGAGTTCCAGGGGCGGGGGCTCGCCGTGCGGGCGGCGCGGGCCGTCGTGGAGGAGGTGCGGGCGGCCGGCCGGCACCGGTATCTGCACGCCTTTCCGGGCGTGGCGCACGCCGCGTCGAACGGGGTGTGCCGCCGGGCGGGTTTCACGCTGCTGGGGCCGGTCGACTTCGAGTATCCGAAGGGGCACCGGATCAGTTCCAACGACTGGCGGGTCGACCTCGGGGGAGTCGCCGAGTAG
- a CDS encoding ketopantoate reductase family protein encodes MANDELTVAVLGPGGVGGLLAALLSRGGHRVICLAGEETAKTLSTAGIQVRSARFGDFTAPVEADTALREPVDACLVAVKHTALDVALTRVPPETLGDGLLVPLLNGVEHPATLRARYRPDRVAPAVIRVESTRLAPGVIEHGSPFAEIDLTGDGVPHERLTALAGALDAAGPTTRVLPDEAAALWAKMSFLAPFALLTTRYDLPLGDVRTLHREELTALVTETAAVSRACGGPADPEQALARYDSFPPQTKSSMQRDAEAERPLELDAIGGALLRAAERHGIEVPVTARLVRELRAAGH; translated from the coding sequence ATGGCGAACGACGAACTCACCGTGGCCGTCCTCGGCCCGGGCGGCGTCGGCGGACTGCTCGCCGCGCTGCTGTCCCGCGGCGGTCACCGCGTGATCTGCCTGGCCGGCGAAGAGACGGCCAAGACGCTGTCCACGGCCGGGATCCAGGTCCGCAGCGCCCGATTCGGCGACTTCACGGCCCCCGTCGAGGCGGACACGGCCCTGCGCGAACCGGTCGACGCGTGCCTGGTCGCCGTCAAGCACACCGCCCTCGACGTGGCACTGACCCGCGTCCCGCCCGAGACCCTCGGCGACGGCCTCCTCGTACCGCTTCTGAACGGCGTCGAACACCCGGCGACCCTGCGCGCCCGCTACCGCCCCGACCGCGTGGCCCCGGCCGTCATCCGCGTCGAGTCCACCCGCCTCGCCCCCGGCGTGATCGAACACGGCAGCCCCTTCGCGGAGATCGACCTGACGGGCGACGGCGTGCCCCACGAACGTCTCACCGCCCTGGCCGGAGCCCTCGACGCCGCCGGCCCCACCACCCGCGTCCTGCCCGACGAAGCGGCCGCGCTCTGGGCAAAGATGTCCTTCCTGGCCCCCTTCGCCCTGCTCACCACCCGCTACGACCTCCCCCTCGGCGACGTACGCACGCTCCACCGCGAGGAACTGACCGCCCTGGTCACCGAGACAGCGGCCGTCAGCCGCGCCTGCGGCGGCCCGGCGGACCCCGAACAGGCCCTCGCCCGCTACGACTCCTTCCCACCGCAGACGAAGTCCTCGATGCAGCGCGACGCCGAAGCGGAACGCCCACTGGAACTCGACGCGATCGGCGGGGCGTTGCTGCGGGCGGCCGAGCGGCACGGCATTGAGGTGCCGGTAACGGCCCGACTGGTAAGGGAGTTGCGCGCAGCGGGGCACTGA